One genomic region from Ralstonia pickettii DTP0602 encodes:
- a CDS encoding diguanylate cyclase — MPSYPLVLLLTIAVICSIGMVVATWTRRDDPTIQAFLVLAGGVVIWSGGRLLEISSTDLPGRILWSKAQYLGIVAVPIGWLVAMVHLSRPRYVVPWSRLWLPVLAAVVTVVLVFTNERHHLIWQRITLMPPGVAPGAVFEHGPGYVVVAAWSYALLGLSLYFLVTAEVPNDALSRRGRAILAAGLALPLLTHVAYLKRWTGPLGGDLTPATFSLMAVLVWFCALRTHLDDIGHYARLRVFGALREGCVIVDSRGAVVEFNPAAAQLWPALHRGSAVPAGWQGALERSLAAADNSAAQPFVPPGAPFELTVESVARLDGRQIGSLVFMRDISRFQSRELALTARLGQTEEQLSQVQADLDIDALTGIPNRRYFQRESLAAVTRAFDRNQALGLLILDVDLFKQYNDLHGHVAGDDCLRQIATALTRTLARPQFCARLGGEEFAALLPDASGEETRAVARRMVEAVRDLGIAHNGTPVQPVVTISVGAVCTVPEAPRLEPLLHRADSAMYRAKRAGRNRFLLDGDA, encoded by the coding sequence ATGCCTTCCTACCCCCTGGTTCTCCTGCTCACCATTGCTGTCATCTGCAGCATTGGCATGGTCGTTGCCACCTGGACGCGGCGCGACGATCCCACCATCCAGGCCTTCCTGGTGCTGGCCGGCGGCGTGGTGATCTGGAGCGGCGGCCGCCTGCTGGAAATCAGCTCGACCGACCTGCCCGGCCGGATCCTGTGGTCCAAGGCGCAGTACCTGGGCATCGTGGCCGTGCCGATCGGCTGGCTGGTGGCGATGGTGCACCTGAGCCGCCCGCGCTACGTGGTGCCGTGGTCCAGGCTGTGGCTGCCGGTGCTGGCCGCGGTGGTGACGGTGGTGCTGGTGTTCACCAACGAACGCCACCACCTGATCTGGCAGCGCATCACGCTGATGCCGCCCGGGGTCGCGCCCGGCGCCGTGTTCGAGCATGGCCCGGGCTATGTGGTGGTGGCGGCGTGGTCGTATGCGCTGCTCGGGCTGAGCCTGTATTTCCTGGTCACGGCGGAAGTGCCCAACGACGCGCTGTCGCGCCGGGGCCGCGCCATCCTGGCCGCCGGCCTGGCGTTGCCGCTGCTTACGCATGTCGCTTACCTGAAGCGCTGGACCGGCCCGCTCGGCGGCGACCTGACGCCGGCGACGTTTTCGCTGATGGCGGTGCTGGTGTGGTTCTGCGCGCTGCGCACCCACCTCGACGATATTGGCCACTATGCGCGGCTGCGCGTGTTCGGTGCGCTGCGCGAAGGCTGCGTGATCGTCGACAGCCGGGGCGCGGTGGTCGAATTCAACCCGGCCGCCGCGCAGTTGTGGCCCGCGCTGCACCGCGGCAGCGCCGTGCCGGCCGGCTGGCAAGGCGCGCTGGAGCGCTCGCTTGCCGCCGCGGATAACAGCGCCGCCCAGCCCTTCGTGCCGCCGGGCGCGCCCTTCGAACTGACGGTGGAAAGCGTCGCCAGGCTGGACGGCAGGCAGATCGGCAGCCTGGTGTTCATGCGCGATATCAGCCGGTTCCAGTCGCGCGAACTGGCCCTGACCGCGCGGCTCGGGCAGACCGAGGAACAGTTGTCGCAGGTGCAGGCCGACCTCGATATCGACGCGCTCACCGGCATCCCCAACCGGCGCTACTTCCAGCGCGAGTCGCTCGCGGCGGTGACGCGCGCGTTCGATCGCAACCAGGCGCTGGGCTTGCTGATTCTCGACGTGGACCTGTTCAAGCAGTACAACGATCTGCACGGCCATGTGGCCGGCGACGACTGCCTGCGCCAGATCGCCACGGCCCTGACCCGGACGCTGGCGCGCCCGCAGTTCTGCGCCCGGCTCGGCGGCGAGGAATTCGCGGCGCTGCTGCCCGACGCCTCGGGCGAGGAAACCCGGGCCGTCGCGCGCCGCATGGTGGAGGCCGTGCGCGACCTCGGCATCGCGCACAACGGCACGCCGGTCCAGCCCGTGGTGACCATCAGCGTCGGCGCGGTGTGCACGGTGCCCGAAGCGCCGCGCCTGGAGCCGCTGCTGCACCGTGCCGACAGCGCGATGTATCGCGCCAAGCGCGCGGGCCGCAACCGCTTCCTGCTGGACGGGGACGCGTAG
- a CDS encoding lipid carrier protein yields the protein MNALHKVMAGVHRRMPARARALPLVAALELARRAGWLEPPAALDGHAFLLTVQDLGLEVPFRCEGGRFHTAAAEGPAPALTLRACAVDYLRLLGGEADTDTLFFQRKLVISGDTALGLEVKYWLDAAPRPAWVSRAAARLVALQGALAAGGA from the coding sequence ATGAACGCATTGCACAAGGTGATGGCCGGCGTGCATCGGCGCATGCCCGCGCGGGCGCGCGCGCTGCCGCTGGTGGCGGCGCTGGAACTGGCGCGCCGTGCCGGCTGGCTGGAGCCGCCCGCGGCGCTGGACGGGCATGCCTTCCTGCTGACGGTGCAGGACCTTGGCCTGGAGGTGCCGTTCCGTTGCGAAGGCGGGCGCTTCCATACGGCCGCGGCCGAAGGACCGGCGCCCGCGCTGACGCTGCGCGCCTGCGCGGTGGACTACCTGCGGCTGCTGGGCGGCGAGGCGGATACCGATACGCTGTTTTTCCAGCGCAAGCTGGTGATCAGCGGCGATACGGCGCTGGGGCTGGAGGTCAAGTACTGGCTCGATGCCGCGCCGCGGCCGGCGTGGGTCAGCCGGGCGGCGGCGCGCCTGGTGGCATTGCAGGGGGCGCTGGCGGCAGGCGGCGCGTAG
- a CDS encoding protease (K01423: E3.4.-.-; [EC:3.4.-.-]): MEPICVDMAMPATMEFPMPDTDTDTDTDTALPDFGIALGPLLYYWPREQVLQFYAAVADAPVQRVYLGETVCTRRHELRHADWLALAQMLRDAGKEVVLSTPVLVESDTDIAWMRRACAQHDYLVEANDLGAVRSMGGRPFVGGPHLNAYHADTLAWLASLGAVGCVAPVEMDGRTLGALAAARPEGMRVEALVWGRMPLAFSARCFTARHHRLRKDSCEFRCMDYPDGLVAATGEGQAFFTLNGVQTQSATCLDLCGEALAMAAMGVQMLRVSPHSTGTLEVVRQLAAIRAGVQAPAPSGIVPAGAQPCNGYWHGSAGIAWEARA; the protein is encoded by the coding sequence ATGGAACCGATTTGCGTTGATATGGCCATGCCGGCCACGATGGAGTTTCCCATGCCCGACACCGACACCGACACCGACACCGACACCGCGTTGCCGGACTTCGGCATCGCGCTGGGCCCGCTGCTGTACTACTGGCCGCGCGAGCAAGTGCTGCAGTTCTACGCCGCCGTCGCCGATGCGCCGGTGCAGCGCGTCTACCTCGGCGAAACGGTCTGCACCCGCCGCCATGAACTGCGCCATGCCGACTGGCTGGCGCTCGCGCAGATGCTGCGCGACGCCGGCAAGGAGGTGGTGCTGTCCACCCCGGTGCTGGTGGAGTCCGACACCGATATCGCCTGGATGCGCCGCGCCTGCGCGCAGCACGACTACCTGGTCGAGGCCAACGACCTGGGCGCGGTGCGCAGCATGGGTGGGCGGCCCTTTGTCGGCGGCCCGCACCTGAACGCCTATCACGCCGATACGCTGGCGTGGCTGGCAAGCCTGGGCGCGGTGGGCTGCGTCGCGCCGGTGGAGATGGACGGCCGTACGCTTGGCGCGCTGGCCGCGGCCCGGCCCGAGGGCATGCGTGTCGAAGCCCTGGTCTGGGGCCGCATGCCGCTGGCCTTCTCGGCGCGGTGCTTCACCGCGCGCCACCATCGGCTGCGCAAGGACAGCTGCGAGTTCCGCTGCATGGACTACCCCGACGGCCTGGTGGCCGCCACCGGCGAAGGGCAGGCATTCTTCACGCTCAACGGCGTGCAGACGCAGAGCGCCACCTGCCTGGACCTGTGCGGCGAGGCGCTGGCCATGGCCGCGATGGGCGTGCAGATGCTGCGCGTCAGCCCGCATTCGACCGGCACGCTGGAGGTGGTGCGGCAGCTTGCCGCGATCCGTGCCGGCGTGCAGGCGCCTGCCCCCAGTGGCATCGTCCCGGCCGGCGCGCAGCCCTGCAATGGCTACTGGCATGGCAGCGCCGGCATCGCCTGGGAGGCGCGGGCATGA
- a CDS encoding protease (K08303: K08303; putative protease [EC:3.4.-.-]) gives MPDGATAPRRPQLVAPAGSLAALRMALQHGADAVYLGLRDATNARNFGGLNFTEADIRTGVAEAHARGAEVLFAINTFAQMGAVPQWHRAVDAAADLGADAVIMADAGLMGYACERHPGLRLHLSVQGSATHADAIELMRERFNIRRVVLPRVLSLAQIGKLARQTSVELEVFGFGSLCVMAEGRCLLSSYATGDSPNNKGVCSPAHAVRWTEQDGTMHARLSGILIDSYAPGEPAGYPTLCKGRFDVESERGYVLEEPTSLNALSLLPSLIDMGIAAIKIEGRQRSPRYVGDVVGVLRAAIDAACADPARFAPRQEWQSTLGRHAEGDQVTQGAYDRPWR, from the coding sequence TTGCCCGACGGCGCAACCGCGCCGCGCCGGCCCCAGCTGGTCGCGCCCGCCGGTTCGCTCGCTGCGCTGCGCATGGCGCTGCAGCACGGCGCCGACGCGGTCTACCTGGGCCTGCGCGACGCCACCAACGCACGCAATTTCGGCGGCCTGAACTTCACCGAGGCCGACATCCGCACCGGCGTTGCCGAAGCCCATGCGCGCGGCGCCGAAGTGCTGTTCGCCATCAACACCTTTGCGCAGATGGGCGCAGTGCCGCAGTGGCACCGCGCCGTGGACGCGGCCGCGGACCTTGGCGCCGACGCGGTCATCATGGCCGACGCCGGCCTGATGGGTTATGCCTGCGAGCGCCATCCCGGGCTGCGCCTGCACCTGTCGGTGCAGGGCTCGGCCACGCACGCCGATGCCATCGAGCTGATGCGCGAGCGCTTCAATATCCGCCGCGTGGTGCTGCCGCGGGTGCTGTCGCTGGCGCAGATCGGCAAGCTGGCGCGCCAGACCAGCGTGGAGCTGGAGGTGTTCGGCTTTGGCAGCCTGTGCGTGATGGCGGAGGGGCGCTGCCTGCTGTCGTCCTACGCCACCGGGGATTCGCCCAACAACAAGGGTGTCTGCTCGCCCGCGCACGCGGTGCGCTGGACTGAGCAGGACGGCACCATGCACGCGCGGCTGTCGGGCATCCTGATCGACAGCTACGCGCCAGGCGAGCCCGCCGGCTATCCGACGCTGTGCAAGGGGCGCTTCGACGTCGAGAGCGAGCGCGGCTACGTGCTGGAAGAGCCGACCAGCCTCAACGCGCTGTCGCTGCTGCCGTCGCTGATCGACATGGGCATTGCCGCGATCAAGATCGAAGGCCGCCAGCGCAGCCCGCGCTATGTGGGCGACGTGGTCGGCGTGCTGCGCGCGGCCATCGACGCCGCCTGTGCCGACCCGGCACGCTTTGCGCCGCGCCAGGAATGGCAGAGCACGCTCGGCCGCCATGCCGAGGGCGACCAGGTGACGCAGGGCGCCTACGACCGGCCGTGGCGGTGA